In one window of Echeneis naucrates chromosome 17, fEcheNa1.1, whole genome shotgun sequence DNA:
- the LOC115057991 gene encoding probable cation-transporting ATPase 13A3 isoform X4: MRCTHDRVKMREGTIINRGLEDEMEVWGYRPCLWKRILVGVGVVCSGGLLLLLLYWLPEWGVKGTCSHTSLKDAHTLLLRTTDEFRQWFRAKVHVMLAPGKGPFDNLDLESTSQLPNGDGDHSSSSAQEGLHGKFSEGQYVQIQYFTHHSTKYYWNNETENFDTYKGLEDVKVSCAGIHADHTTGLSKTLQDYRRLFFEENEIAVKVPSLFMLLIKEVLNPFYVFQLFSVILWSAEDYYYYATAIVIMSVISIATSLYTIKKQYVMLHDMVASHSVVRVSVCRGGKDIQEAMSTELVPGDVVIIPANGIIMPCDAVLIQGTCIVNESMLTGESIPVTKTSLPSVGAEAASSYDIEEHKRHTLFCGTHVIQTRFYTGELVKAVVVRTGFSTEKGQLVCSILYPKPTDFKLYRDAYLFLLCLVGVAGIGFIYTIVLSIMNEVPAKTIIIESLDIITITVPPALPAAMTAGIVYAQRRLKRVGIFCISPQRINVCGQLNLVCFDKTGTLTEDGLDLWGIQRAKDGSFSPPESDPAKDSLVNSGFVACMATCHSLTRIDGELSGDPLDLKMFSATGWILEEPTEEETALHNPIMPTVVRPPKHPVPEANQNDCLTQNMELSELTTYEIGVVRQFPFSSALQRMSVVVRRLGDKHMQAYLKGAPEMVASLCKQHTVPLSFAETMETYTRKGFRVIALAHRQLESKFSWHKVQSLSRDLIETNMEFLGLIVMQNKIKQETAGVLHELRQANIRTLMVTGDNMLTAISVARDCGMVLAFEKVIIADAAPPKDLQPASITWQYTENPTETVKDSQTVEINVEEGMCNEQQPPQEQSYHFAMSGRAFAVITEYFPQLIPKLALRGTVFGRMAPDQKTQLVEILQSIDYTVGMCGDGANDCGALKRAHSGISLSELEASVASPFTSSTSNISCVPILIREGRAALITSFCVFKFMALYSIIQYLSVTLLYSILSNLGDFQFLFIDIAIILIIAFTMSLNPAWKELVRRCPPSSLISGPLLFSVLTQILTCLVFQVLAFLLVQQQSWYEIWTPQSDACNISGSSLPLSPNVTTPHNHKNIKNYENTTLFYVSSFQYLAVAIVFSKGKPFRQPSYKNWPFMLSCMGLYTFLLFILLNPVPAIDSFLEVSNERWASSFLSWLFCRRNKPPRVRYKHLSLELQDDSDWPPRPSSVTYAGDAQSLTSAAP, encoded by the exons ATGCG ttgTACTCATGACAGAGTGAAGATGAGAGAGGGGACGATAATAAACAGGGGCCTGGAGGATGAGATG GAGGTGTGGGGGTACCGGCCCTGCCTGTGGAAGAGGATCCTGGTGGGTGTAGGTGTGGTTTGCTCCGGtggtctcctgctgctgctgctctattGGCTGCCCGAGTGGGGCGTCAAGGGCACCTGTTCACACACCTCACTGaaggatgcacacacactgctgctcaggACCACG GATGAGTTCAGACAGTGGTTTCGAGCCAAAGTACATGTGATGCTGGCTCCGGGGAAGGGACCCTTTGACAATTTGGACCTGGAGTCCACATCTCAGCTCCCAAATGGAGATGGAGACCACAGCTCCAGTTCTGCACAGGAGGGACTTCATGGGAAATTTTCAGAAGGGCAGTATGTTCAG ATCCAGTACTTCACCCACCACAGCACTAAATATTACTGGAACAATGAGACAGAGAACTTTGACACATACAA AGGCCTTGAGGATGTGAAGGTGAGCTGTGCAGGTATACACGCTGACCACACCACTGGACTCTCTAAAACACTGCAGGActacag GAGGCTGTTTTTTGAGGAGAATGAGATTGCAGTGAAAGTGCCCTCTCTGTTCATGCTCCTCATAAAAGAG gtTTTGAATCCTTTCTacgtctttcagctcttcagcgTTATTCTCTGGAGCGCAGAGGACTACTACTATTACGCTACAGCTATAGTTATCATGTCTGTCATCTCAATAGCTACCTCACTGTATACCATCAAAAAG CAATATGTAATGCTGCATGACATGGTGGCATCACACAGCGTGGTCcgtgtgtcagtgtgcagaGGAGGTAAAG ACATTCAGGAGGCTATGTCAACAGAGCTTGTGCCTGGCGATGTTGTCATTATTCCAGCCAATGGGATTATCATGCCCTGCGATGCCGTACTCATCCAGGGAACCTGCATTGTAAACGAGAGCATGCTGACAG GGGAGAGCATACCAGTTACCAAGACAAGCCTGCCCAGCGTAGGTGCGGAGGCAGCAAGCAGCTACGACATAGAGGAGCACAAGAGACACACCCTATTCTGCGGTACTCACGTGATCCAGACTCGCTTCTACACTGGGGAACTGGTGAAGGCTGTCGTTGTTAGAACTG GCTTCAGTACAGAGAAAGGCCAACTCGTGTGCTCCATCCTCTACCCCAAGCCCACAGACTTTAAGCTGTACCGTGATGCGTACCTGTTCCTGCTGTGTCTGGTGGGggtggctgggattggcttcatcTACACCATTGTCCTCAGTATAATGAACGAG GTTCCAGCTAAAACCATTATCATTGAGTCCCTGGatatcatcaccatcactgtGCCACCGGCCCTGCCAGCGGCCATGACGGCTGGTATTGTGTATGCACAGCGGCGTCTGAAGCGGGTCGGTATCTTCTGCATCAGTCCCCAGAGGATCAACGTGTGTGGTCAGCTGAACCTGGTGTGCTTTGACAAG ACTGGCACTTTGACTGAAGATGGTTTGGACCTTTGGGGTATTCAGAGAGCTAAAGATGGCAG CTTCTCTCCACCTGAGTCTGATCCCGCTAAGGACAGTCTGGTGAACTCTGGCTTTGTGGCCTGCATGGCAACCTGCCACTCACTGACCAGGATAGATGGCGAACTCTCTGGAGATCCTCTAGACCTCAAGATGTTCAGCGCTACAGGCTGG ATCCTGGAGGAGCCTACAGAGGAGGAAACTGCACTCCACAATCCAATCATGCCCACAGTGGTGCGACCTCCGAAGCATCCTGTACCTGAAGCCAATCAGAACGACTGCCTGACTCAGAACATG GAGCTTTCTGAATTAACA ACCTATGAGATTGGCGTGGTGCGTCAGTTccccttctcctctgctctgcagAGGATGAGTGTGGTGGTCAGGAGGTTGGGggacaaacacatgcaggccTACTTGAAAGGAGCGCCAGAGATGGTGGCCAGTCTCTGTAAACAGCACACAG TCCCACTGAGTTTTGCAGAGACTATGGAGACCTACACCAGAAAGGGCTTTAGGGTTATTGCCCTGGCACATCGTCAGCTAGAGTCCAAATTCTCCTGGCACAAAGTCCAGAGCCTCAGCAG GGATCTCATAGAGACCAACATGGAGTTCCTTGGTCTGATCGTCATGCagaacaaaataaagcaggagaCTGCTGGGGTTTTACACGAATTACGACAAGCTAACATCCGCACCTTGATGGTTACAG GTGACAACATGCTGACGGCCATATCAGTGGCTCGAGACTGTGGGATGGTCCTCGCGTTCGAGAAGGTCATTATAGCAGATGCTGCACCACCTAAAGATTTGCAGCCTGCTAGTATCACATGGCAATACACTGAGAACCCCACTGAGACAGTCAAGGACAGTCAG ACTGTGGAGATAAACGTGGAAGAAGGGATGTGTAATGAGCAACAGCCTCCTCAGGAACAGAGCTATCACTTTGCTATGAGCGGCAGAGCCTTCGCCGTTATCACAGAGTATTTCCCTCAGCTCATCCCAAAG CTCGCACTTAGAGGCACTGTATTTGGCCGCATGGCCCCAGACCAGAAGACTCAGCTGGTAGAAATACTGCAGAGCATTGA CTACACTGTTGGGATGTGTGGTGATGGTGCTAATGACTGTGGA GCTCTGAAGAGAGCTCACAGTGGGATTTCTCTGTCTGAGCTGGAGGCTTCTGTTGCTTCacccttcacctcctccacctccaacaTCTCCTGTGTTCCCATCCTCATCAG GGAGGGACGAGCCGCCCTCATCACATCGTTCTGTGTGTTCAAATTCATGGCCCTCTACAGCATCATCCAGTACCTCAGTGTCACTCTGCTCTACTCG ATTCTCAGCAACTTGGGAGACTTCCAGTTCCTCTTCATTGACATTGCTATTATTCTCATCATTGCCTTTACAA TGAGTCTGAACCCAGCCTGGAAAGAGCTGGTGCGGCGTTGCCCCCCGTCAAGTCTGATCTCTGGCCCGCTGCTCTTCTCAGTTCTGACCCAGATCCTCACCTGTCTGGTCTTCCAAGTCCTTGCCTTCCTCTTAGTGCAACAGCAGAGCTGGTATGAAATATGGACCCCTCAGTCAGA CGCCTGTAACATTTCCGGCTCCAGTCTCCCTCTCAGCCCGAATGTAACGACTCCtcacaaccacaaaaacatcaagaacTACGAGAACACCACCCTCTTCTACGTCTCCTCCTTCCAGTACTTGGCTGTTGCCATCGTCTTCTCCAAGGGAAAGCCATTCAGACAACCAAGCTACAAAAACT GGCCGTTCATGCTGTCCTGCATGGGCTTGTATACGTTTCTGCTCTTCATCTTGCTGAATCCTGTCCCTGCCATCGACAGCTTCCTAGAG GTGTCCAATGAACGCTGGGCCTCGTCCTTCCTCTCCTGGTTGTTCTGTCGCAGGAACAAACCCCCTCGGGTGCGGTACAAGCACTTGTCCCTCGAACTGCAGGACGATTCCGACTGGCCCCCACGACCCTCCTCGGTCACTTATGCTGGTGATGCACAGTCCCTCACCTCAGCCGCCCCCtga
- the LOC115057991 gene encoding probable cation-transporting ATPase 13A3 isoform X3: MRCTHDRVKMREGTIINRGLEDEMEVWGYRPCLWKRILVGVGVVCSGGLLLLLLYWLPEWGVKGTCSHTSLKDAHTLLLRTTDEFRQWFRAKVHVMLAPGKGPFDNLDLESTSQLPNGDGDHSSSSAQEGLHGKFSEGQYVQIQYFTHHSTKYYWNNETENFDTYKGLEDVKVSCAGIHADHTTGLSKTLQDYRRLFFEENEIAVKVPSLFMLLIKEVLNPFYVFQLFSVILWSAEDYYYYATAIVIMSVISIATSLYTIKKQYVMLHDMVASHSVVRVSVCRGGKDIQEAMSTELVPGDVVIIPANGIIMPCDAVLIQGTCIVNESMLTGESIPVTKTSLPSVGAEAASSYDIEEHKRHTLFCGTHVIQTRFYTGELVKAVVVRTGFSTEKGQLVCSILYPKPTDFKLYRDAYLFLLCLVGVAGIGFIYTIVLSIMNEVPAKTIIIESLDIITITVPPALPAAMTAGIVYAQRRLKRVGIFCISPQRINVCGQLNLVCFDKTGTLTEDGLDLWGIQRAKDGSFSPPESDPAKDSLVNSGFVACMATCHSLTRIDGELSGDPLDLKMFSATGWILEEPTEEETALHNPIMPTVVRPPKHPVPEANQNDCLTQNMELSELTTYEIGVVRQFPFSSALQRMSVVVRRLGDKHMQAYLKGAPEMVASLCKQHTVPLSFAETMETYTRKGFRVIALAHRQLESKFSWHKVQSLSRDLIETNMEFLGLIVMQNKIKQETAGVLHELRQANIRTLMVTGDNMLTAISVARDCGMVLAFEKVIIADAAPPKDLQPASITWQYTENPTETVKDSQTVEINVEEGMCNEQQPPQEQSYHFAMSGRAFAVITEYFPQLIPKLALRGTVFGRMAPDQKTQLVEILQSIDYTVGMCGDGANDCGALKRAHSGISLSELEASVASPFTSSTSNISCVPILIREGRAALITSFCVFKFMALYSIIQYLSVTLLYSILSNLGDFQFLFIDIAIILIIAFTMSLNPAWKELVRRCPPSSLISGPLLFSVLTQILTCLVFQVLAFLLVQQQSWYEIWTPQSDACNISGSSLPLSPNVTTPHNHKNIKNYENTTLFYVSSFQYLAVAIVFSKGKPFRQPSYKNWPFMLSCMGLYTFLLFILLNPVPAIDSFLEILILDIILWRLVFRGNQGGNRHTESPSAATPQVSNERWASSFLSWLFCRRNKPPRVRYKHLSLELQDDSDWPPRPSSVTYAGDAQSLTSAAP, translated from the exons ATGCG ttgTACTCATGACAGAGTGAAGATGAGAGAGGGGACGATAATAAACAGGGGCCTGGAGGATGAGATG GAGGTGTGGGGGTACCGGCCCTGCCTGTGGAAGAGGATCCTGGTGGGTGTAGGTGTGGTTTGCTCCGGtggtctcctgctgctgctgctctattGGCTGCCCGAGTGGGGCGTCAAGGGCACCTGTTCACACACCTCACTGaaggatgcacacacactgctgctcaggACCACG GATGAGTTCAGACAGTGGTTTCGAGCCAAAGTACATGTGATGCTGGCTCCGGGGAAGGGACCCTTTGACAATTTGGACCTGGAGTCCACATCTCAGCTCCCAAATGGAGATGGAGACCACAGCTCCAGTTCTGCACAGGAGGGACTTCATGGGAAATTTTCAGAAGGGCAGTATGTTCAG ATCCAGTACTTCACCCACCACAGCACTAAATATTACTGGAACAATGAGACAGAGAACTTTGACACATACAA AGGCCTTGAGGATGTGAAGGTGAGCTGTGCAGGTATACACGCTGACCACACCACTGGACTCTCTAAAACACTGCAGGActacag GAGGCTGTTTTTTGAGGAGAATGAGATTGCAGTGAAAGTGCCCTCTCTGTTCATGCTCCTCATAAAAGAG gtTTTGAATCCTTTCTacgtctttcagctcttcagcgTTATTCTCTGGAGCGCAGAGGACTACTACTATTACGCTACAGCTATAGTTATCATGTCTGTCATCTCAATAGCTACCTCACTGTATACCATCAAAAAG CAATATGTAATGCTGCATGACATGGTGGCATCACACAGCGTGGTCcgtgtgtcagtgtgcagaGGAGGTAAAG ACATTCAGGAGGCTATGTCAACAGAGCTTGTGCCTGGCGATGTTGTCATTATTCCAGCCAATGGGATTATCATGCCCTGCGATGCCGTACTCATCCAGGGAACCTGCATTGTAAACGAGAGCATGCTGACAG GGGAGAGCATACCAGTTACCAAGACAAGCCTGCCCAGCGTAGGTGCGGAGGCAGCAAGCAGCTACGACATAGAGGAGCACAAGAGACACACCCTATTCTGCGGTACTCACGTGATCCAGACTCGCTTCTACACTGGGGAACTGGTGAAGGCTGTCGTTGTTAGAACTG GCTTCAGTACAGAGAAAGGCCAACTCGTGTGCTCCATCCTCTACCCCAAGCCCACAGACTTTAAGCTGTACCGTGATGCGTACCTGTTCCTGCTGTGTCTGGTGGGggtggctgggattggcttcatcTACACCATTGTCCTCAGTATAATGAACGAG GTTCCAGCTAAAACCATTATCATTGAGTCCCTGGatatcatcaccatcactgtGCCACCGGCCCTGCCAGCGGCCATGACGGCTGGTATTGTGTATGCACAGCGGCGTCTGAAGCGGGTCGGTATCTTCTGCATCAGTCCCCAGAGGATCAACGTGTGTGGTCAGCTGAACCTGGTGTGCTTTGACAAG ACTGGCACTTTGACTGAAGATGGTTTGGACCTTTGGGGTATTCAGAGAGCTAAAGATGGCAG CTTCTCTCCACCTGAGTCTGATCCCGCTAAGGACAGTCTGGTGAACTCTGGCTTTGTGGCCTGCATGGCAACCTGCCACTCACTGACCAGGATAGATGGCGAACTCTCTGGAGATCCTCTAGACCTCAAGATGTTCAGCGCTACAGGCTGG ATCCTGGAGGAGCCTACAGAGGAGGAAACTGCACTCCACAATCCAATCATGCCCACAGTGGTGCGACCTCCGAAGCATCCTGTACCTGAAGCCAATCAGAACGACTGCCTGACTCAGAACATG GAGCTTTCTGAATTAACA ACCTATGAGATTGGCGTGGTGCGTCAGTTccccttctcctctgctctgcagAGGATGAGTGTGGTGGTCAGGAGGTTGGGggacaaacacatgcaggccTACTTGAAAGGAGCGCCAGAGATGGTGGCCAGTCTCTGTAAACAGCACACAG TCCCACTGAGTTTTGCAGAGACTATGGAGACCTACACCAGAAAGGGCTTTAGGGTTATTGCCCTGGCACATCGTCAGCTAGAGTCCAAATTCTCCTGGCACAAAGTCCAGAGCCTCAGCAG GGATCTCATAGAGACCAACATGGAGTTCCTTGGTCTGATCGTCATGCagaacaaaataaagcaggagaCTGCTGGGGTTTTACACGAATTACGACAAGCTAACATCCGCACCTTGATGGTTACAG GTGACAACATGCTGACGGCCATATCAGTGGCTCGAGACTGTGGGATGGTCCTCGCGTTCGAGAAGGTCATTATAGCAGATGCTGCACCACCTAAAGATTTGCAGCCTGCTAGTATCACATGGCAATACACTGAGAACCCCACTGAGACAGTCAAGGACAGTCAG ACTGTGGAGATAAACGTGGAAGAAGGGATGTGTAATGAGCAACAGCCTCCTCAGGAACAGAGCTATCACTTTGCTATGAGCGGCAGAGCCTTCGCCGTTATCACAGAGTATTTCCCTCAGCTCATCCCAAAG CTCGCACTTAGAGGCACTGTATTTGGCCGCATGGCCCCAGACCAGAAGACTCAGCTGGTAGAAATACTGCAGAGCATTGA CTACACTGTTGGGATGTGTGGTGATGGTGCTAATGACTGTGGA GCTCTGAAGAGAGCTCACAGTGGGATTTCTCTGTCTGAGCTGGAGGCTTCTGTTGCTTCacccttcacctcctccacctccaacaTCTCCTGTGTTCCCATCCTCATCAG GGAGGGACGAGCCGCCCTCATCACATCGTTCTGTGTGTTCAAATTCATGGCCCTCTACAGCATCATCCAGTACCTCAGTGTCACTCTGCTCTACTCG ATTCTCAGCAACTTGGGAGACTTCCAGTTCCTCTTCATTGACATTGCTATTATTCTCATCATTGCCTTTACAA TGAGTCTGAACCCAGCCTGGAAAGAGCTGGTGCGGCGTTGCCCCCCGTCAAGTCTGATCTCTGGCCCGCTGCTCTTCTCAGTTCTGACCCAGATCCTCACCTGTCTGGTCTTCCAAGTCCTTGCCTTCCTCTTAGTGCAACAGCAGAGCTGGTATGAAATATGGACCCCTCAGTCAGA CGCCTGTAACATTTCCGGCTCCAGTCTCCCTCTCAGCCCGAATGTAACGACTCCtcacaaccacaaaaacatcaagaacTACGAGAACACCACCCTCTTCTACGTCTCCTCCTTCCAGTACTTGGCTGTTGCCATCGTCTTCTCCAAGGGAAAGCCATTCAGACAACCAAGCTACAAAAACT GGCCGTTCATGCTGTCCTGCATGGGCTTGTATACGTTTCTGCTCTTCATCTTGCTGAATCCTGTCCCTGCCATCGACAGCTTCCTAGAG ATTTTGATCCTTGACATCATCTTGTGGAGGCTAGTTTTCAGAGGCAATCAGGGGGGAAACCGCCACACAGAGTCCCCCTCTGCTGCCACACCTCAG GTGTCCAATGAACGCTGGGCCTCGTCCTTCCTCTCCTGGTTGTTCTGTCGCAGGAACAAACCCCCTCGGGTGCGGTACAAGCACTTGTCCCTCGAACTGCAGGACGATTCCGACTGGCCCCCACGACCCTCCTCGGTCACTTATGCTGGTGATGCACAGTCCCTCACCTCAGCCGCCCCCtga
- the LOC115057991 gene encoding probable cation-transporting ATPase 13A3 isoform X2, whose translation MRCTHDRVKMREGTIINRGLEDEMEVWGYRPCLWKRILVGVGVVCSGGLLLLLLYWLPEWGVKGTCSHTSLKDAHTLLLRTTDEFRQWFRAKVHVMLAPGKGPFDNLDLESTSQLPNGDGDHSSSSAQEGLHGKFSEGQYVQIQYFTHHSTKYYWNNETENFDTYKGLEDVKVSCAGIHADHTTGLSKTLQDYRRLFFEENEIAVKVPSLFMLLIKEVLNPFYVFQLFSVILWSAEDYYYYATAIVIMSVISIATSLYTIKKQYVMLHDMVASHSVVRVSVCRGGKDIQEAMSTELVPGDVVIIPANGIIMPCDAVLIQGTCIVNESMLTGESIPVTKTSLPSVGAEAASSYDIEEHKRHTLFCGTHVIQTRFYTGELVKAVVVRTGFSTEKGQLVCSILYPKPTDFKLYRDAYLFLLCLVGVAGIGFIYTIVLSIMNEVPAKTIIIESLDIITITVPPALPAAMTAGIVYAQRRLKRVGIFCISPQRINVCGQLNLVCFDKTGTLTEDGLDLWGIQRAKDGSFSPPESDPAKDSLVNSGFVACMATCHSLTRIDGELSGDPLDLKMFSATGWILEEPTEEETALHNPIMPTVVRPPKHPVPEANQNDCLTQNMELSELTTYEIGVVRQFPFSSALQRMSVVVRRLGDKHMQAYLKGAPEMVASLCKQHTVPLSFAETMETYTRKGFRVIALAHRQLESKFSWHKVQSLSRDLIETNMEFLGLIVMQNKIKQETAGVLHELRQANIRTLMVTGDNMLTAISVARDCGMVLAFEKVIIADAAPPKDLQPASITWQYTENPTETVKDSQTVEINVEEGMCNEQQPPQEQSYHFAMSGRAFAVITEYFPQLIPKLALRGTVFGRMAPDQKTQLVEILQSIDYTVGMCGDGANDCGALKRAHSGISLSELEASVASPFTSSTSNISCVPILIREGRAALITSFCVFKFMALYSIIQYLSVTLLYSILSNLGDFQFLFIDIAIILIIAFTMSLNPAWKELVRRCPPSSLISGPLLFSVLTQILTCLVFQVLAFLLVQQQSWYEIWTPQSDACNISGSSLPLSPNVTTPHNHKNIKNYENTTLFYVSSFQYLAVAIVFSKGKPFRQPSYKNWPFMLSCMGLYTFLLFILLNPVPAIDSFLEIVCVPHDWRITLVIIVIVNVAVSFMLEILILDIILWRLVFRGNQGGNRHTESPSAATPQVSNERWASSFLSWLFCRRNKPPRVRYKHLSLELQDDSDWPPRPSSVTYAGDAQSLTSAAP comes from the exons ATGCG ttgTACTCATGACAGAGTGAAGATGAGAGAGGGGACGATAATAAACAGGGGCCTGGAGGATGAGATG GAGGTGTGGGGGTACCGGCCCTGCCTGTGGAAGAGGATCCTGGTGGGTGTAGGTGTGGTTTGCTCCGGtggtctcctgctgctgctgctctattGGCTGCCCGAGTGGGGCGTCAAGGGCACCTGTTCACACACCTCACTGaaggatgcacacacactgctgctcaggACCACG GATGAGTTCAGACAGTGGTTTCGAGCCAAAGTACATGTGATGCTGGCTCCGGGGAAGGGACCCTTTGACAATTTGGACCTGGAGTCCACATCTCAGCTCCCAAATGGAGATGGAGACCACAGCTCCAGTTCTGCACAGGAGGGACTTCATGGGAAATTTTCAGAAGGGCAGTATGTTCAG ATCCAGTACTTCACCCACCACAGCACTAAATATTACTGGAACAATGAGACAGAGAACTTTGACACATACAA AGGCCTTGAGGATGTGAAGGTGAGCTGTGCAGGTATACACGCTGACCACACCACTGGACTCTCTAAAACACTGCAGGActacag GAGGCTGTTTTTTGAGGAGAATGAGATTGCAGTGAAAGTGCCCTCTCTGTTCATGCTCCTCATAAAAGAG gtTTTGAATCCTTTCTacgtctttcagctcttcagcgTTATTCTCTGGAGCGCAGAGGACTACTACTATTACGCTACAGCTATAGTTATCATGTCTGTCATCTCAATAGCTACCTCACTGTATACCATCAAAAAG CAATATGTAATGCTGCATGACATGGTGGCATCACACAGCGTGGTCcgtgtgtcagtgtgcagaGGAGGTAAAG ACATTCAGGAGGCTATGTCAACAGAGCTTGTGCCTGGCGATGTTGTCATTATTCCAGCCAATGGGATTATCATGCCCTGCGATGCCGTACTCATCCAGGGAACCTGCATTGTAAACGAGAGCATGCTGACAG GGGAGAGCATACCAGTTACCAAGACAAGCCTGCCCAGCGTAGGTGCGGAGGCAGCAAGCAGCTACGACATAGAGGAGCACAAGAGACACACCCTATTCTGCGGTACTCACGTGATCCAGACTCGCTTCTACACTGGGGAACTGGTGAAGGCTGTCGTTGTTAGAACTG GCTTCAGTACAGAGAAAGGCCAACTCGTGTGCTCCATCCTCTACCCCAAGCCCACAGACTTTAAGCTGTACCGTGATGCGTACCTGTTCCTGCTGTGTCTGGTGGGggtggctgggattggcttcatcTACACCATTGTCCTCAGTATAATGAACGAG GTTCCAGCTAAAACCATTATCATTGAGTCCCTGGatatcatcaccatcactgtGCCACCGGCCCTGCCAGCGGCCATGACGGCTGGTATTGTGTATGCACAGCGGCGTCTGAAGCGGGTCGGTATCTTCTGCATCAGTCCCCAGAGGATCAACGTGTGTGGTCAGCTGAACCTGGTGTGCTTTGACAAG ACTGGCACTTTGACTGAAGATGGTTTGGACCTTTGGGGTATTCAGAGAGCTAAAGATGGCAG CTTCTCTCCACCTGAGTCTGATCCCGCTAAGGACAGTCTGGTGAACTCTGGCTTTGTGGCCTGCATGGCAACCTGCCACTCACTGACCAGGATAGATGGCGAACTCTCTGGAGATCCTCTAGACCTCAAGATGTTCAGCGCTACAGGCTGG ATCCTGGAGGAGCCTACAGAGGAGGAAACTGCACTCCACAATCCAATCATGCCCACAGTGGTGCGACCTCCGAAGCATCCTGTACCTGAAGCCAATCAGAACGACTGCCTGACTCAGAACATG GAGCTTTCTGAATTAACA ACCTATGAGATTGGCGTGGTGCGTCAGTTccccttctcctctgctctgcagAGGATGAGTGTGGTGGTCAGGAGGTTGGGggacaaacacatgcaggccTACTTGAAAGGAGCGCCAGAGATGGTGGCCAGTCTCTGTAAACAGCACACAG TCCCACTGAGTTTTGCAGAGACTATGGAGACCTACACCAGAAAGGGCTTTAGGGTTATTGCCCTGGCACATCGTCAGCTAGAGTCCAAATTCTCCTGGCACAAAGTCCAGAGCCTCAGCAG GGATCTCATAGAGACCAACATGGAGTTCCTTGGTCTGATCGTCATGCagaacaaaataaagcaggagaCTGCTGGGGTTTTACACGAATTACGACAAGCTAACATCCGCACCTTGATGGTTACAG GTGACAACATGCTGACGGCCATATCAGTGGCTCGAGACTGTGGGATGGTCCTCGCGTTCGAGAAGGTCATTATAGCAGATGCTGCACCACCTAAAGATTTGCAGCCTGCTAGTATCACATGGCAATACACTGAGAACCCCACTGAGACAGTCAAGGACAGTCAG ACTGTGGAGATAAACGTGGAAGAAGGGATGTGTAATGAGCAACAGCCTCCTCAGGAACAGAGCTATCACTTTGCTATGAGCGGCAGAGCCTTCGCCGTTATCACAGAGTATTTCCCTCAGCTCATCCCAAAG CTCGCACTTAGAGGCACTGTATTTGGCCGCATGGCCCCAGACCAGAAGACTCAGCTGGTAGAAATACTGCAGAGCATTGA CTACACTGTTGGGATGTGTGGTGATGGTGCTAATGACTGTGGA GCTCTGAAGAGAGCTCACAGTGGGATTTCTCTGTCTGAGCTGGAGGCTTCTGTTGCTTCacccttcacctcctccacctccaacaTCTCCTGTGTTCCCATCCTCATCAG GGAGGGACGAGCCGCCCTCATCACATCGTTCTGTGTGTTCAAATTCATGGCCCTCTACAGCATCATCCAGTACCTCAGTGTCACTCTGCTCTACTCG ATTCTCAGCAACTTGGGAGACTTCCAGTTCCTCTTCATTGACATTGCTATTATTCTCATCATTGCCTTTACAA TGAGTCTGAACCCAGCCTGGAAAGAGCTGGTGCGGCGTTGCCCCCCGTCAAGTCTGATCTCTGGCCCGCTGCTCTTCTCAGTTCTGACCCAGATCCTCACCTGTCTGGTCTTCCAAGTCCTTGCCTTCCTCTTAGTGCAACAGCAGAGCTGGTATGAAATATGGACCCCTCAGTCAGA CGCCTGTAACATTTCCGGCTCCAGTCTCCCTCTCAGCCCGAATGTAACGACTCCtcacaaccacaaaaacatcaagaacTACGAGAACACCACCCTCTTCTACGTCTCCTCCTTCCAGTACTTGGCTGTTGCCATCGTCTTCTCCAAGGGAAAGCCATTCAGACAACCAAGCTACAAAAACT GGCCGTTCATGCTGTCCTGCATGGGCTTGTATACGTTTCTGCTCTTCATCTTGCTGAATCCTGTCCCTGCCATCGACAGCTTCCTAGAG ATCGTGTGTGTTCCCCACGACTGGCGCATTACACTGGTCATCATTGTCATAGTGAATGTGGCTGTGTCTTTCATGCTGGAG ATTTTGATCCTTGACATCATCTTGTGGAGGCTAGTTTTCAGAGGCAATCAGGGGGGAAACCGCCACACAGAGTCCCCCTCTGCTGCCACACCTCAG GTGTCCAATGAACGCTGGGCCTCGTCCTTCCTCTCCTGGTTGTTCTGTCGCAGGAACAAACCCCCTCGGGTGCGGTACAAGCACTTGTCCCTCGAACTGCAGGACGATTCCGACTGGCCCCCACGACCCTCCTCGGTCACTTATGCTGGTGATGCACAGTCCCTCACCTCAGCCGCCCCCtga